The following coding sequences lie in one Danio rerio strain Tuebingen ecotype United States chromosome 3, GRCz12tu, whole genome shotgun sequence genomic window:
- the LOC100149585 gene encoding LOW QUALITY PROTEIN: cytolytic toxin-alpha-like (The sequence of the model RefSeq protein was modified relative to this genomic sequence to represent the inferred CDS: substituted 2 bases at 2 genomic stop codons) → MALDSIVAAALGRPLFPGMLYDCRKDSFIPGVTLWDKKSLTEDLDIRSQLQTDLKFSSSDSLSSKSNLLDVSASLKASFLGGLVEVGGSAKFLHDTKSSSQQSRVTMHYXDHXLTMTQLGNITYPQVFEQKTATHVVTAVLYGAQAFMVFNRTLPDEENKQNIDGELDLMVKNMPQFSIEGHGAVHMTDDDTNRVEKITCTFYGDFHLDQSPTNYMEALGLYKKLPPLLQEKPYSAVPIKVWLFPLHLLDAKAAQLEAKISTGLVSSIRCLMEELVEVERTFNDLSRNTLVNYFSDIKERLHSFQKSFIIYKAELGGEMKEVSMEEISIHYEFLGMFSQWLKDAKSEFNLLSFYIKGIKTEDSDNINTILLDPYIDFVVCLTLTSLNEDPYLESLKEFQKSDKSKDLDQEC, encoded by the exons ATGGCATTAGATTCCATTGTTGCGGCTGCTCTTGGAAGACCTCTATTTCCTGGAATGCTGTATGATTGCCGCAAGGATTCCTTCATTCCAG GTGTTACTCTGTGGGATAAGAAATCACTGACTGAAGATTTAGACATCCGTTCACAGCTCCAAACAGATTTGAAGTTCAGTAGCTCAGACTCTCTCTCTAGTAAGTCCAATCTCCTGGATGTGAGTGCTTCCCTGAAGGCAAGCTTCTTGGGAGGACTGGTGGAGGTGGGAGGATCTGCCAAGTTTCTGCATGACACTAAATCATCAAGCCAACAATCTAGAGTTACAATGCATTACTGAGATCACTAGCTTACTATGACCCAGCTAGGCAACATCACCTACCCTCAGGTGTTTGAGCAAAAAACTGCAACTCATGTGGTCACAGCTGTACTGTATGGCGCTCAGGCCTTCATGGTGTTTAATAGGACATTGCCAGATGAAGAGAACAAACAAAATATAGATGGGGAACTGGATTTGATGGTGAAAAATATGCCCCAATTTTCAATTGAAGGACATGGAGCTGTACATATGACAGATGATGACACAAATAGGGTTGAGAAGATTACCTGCACATTTTATGGGGACTTTCATCTTGACCAAAGCCCAACCAACTACATGGAGGCCCTTGGTTTGTACAAGAAGCTTCCCCCTTTGCTGCAAGAGAAACCATACAGTGCAGTTCCAATCAAAGTATGGCTTTTTCCTCTTCATTTACTGGATGCAAAAGCAGCTCAATTGGAGGCAAAAATTAGCACAGGTCTGGTGTCATCCATTAGATGTCTAATGGAGGAGCTAGTAGAAGTAGAGAGGACATTTAATGACCTGTCCAGAAATACACTGGTAAATTATTTCAGTGACATCAAAGAGAGGCTGCACTCATTTCAGAaatcttttattatatataaggCAGAGCTTGGAGGAGAAATGAAGGAAGTATCAATGGAGGAAATATCAATCCACTATGAATTTCTTGGCATGTTTAGCCAGTGGTTGAAAGATGCAAAGTCTGAATTTAACCTCTTGAGTTTTTACATTAAGGGGATCAAAACTGAAGATTCAGACAATATCAACACCATCCTCCTTGATCCTTATATTGATTTTGTGGTGTGCTTGACCCTCACATCTCTGAATGAAGACCCATATCTTGAAAGTCTGAAGGAGTTTCAAAAATCTGACAAATCTAAAGACTTAGATCAGGAgtgttaa